One stretch of Planococcus sp. PAMC 21323 DNA includes these proteins:
- a CDS encoding HEAT repeat domain-containing protein, whose product MTQTNSNSDNTPTNLPPNYDELKKAANRQANWKERLAAVEELGNWKSEPTIDLLTHRMNHDSVYQVQEAAYEKLKDFGENVHMPERKKFDLIKDTSKVLVRIKKSLPVGHTYEEFKEKLQKMRSDIYDTYKGDKGEDFERWLEEQWKAAPFKQPRRR is encoded by the coding sequence TTGACACAAACGAACAGTAACTCTGATAACACACCGACAAACTTACCACCGAATTACGACGAATTGAAAAAAGCTGCAAACCGACAGGCTAATTGGAAAGAACGTTTGGCTGCGGTTGAAGAACTTGGCAACTGGAAAAGCGAGCCAACAATCGATTTGTTGACACACCGCATGAACCACGATTCGGTTTATCAAGTGCAAGAAGCTGCCTACGAGAAACTAAAAGACTTTGGCGAAAACGTTCATATGCCAGAACGTAAAAAATTCGATTTGATCAAAGATACTTCTAAAGTACTTGTGCGCATCAAAAAAAGTTTGCCAGTAGGGCACACTTACGAAGAATTCAAAGAAAAATTGCAGAAAATGCGTAGCGATATTTACGATACGTACAAAGGCGACAAAGGCGAAGATTTCGAGAGATGGTTAGAAGAGCAATGGAAAGCAGCTCCTTTTAAACAACCACGCCGTAGATAA
- a CDS encoding GntP family permease — protein sequence MLSMIGMVGGLVLLIVFTMRGMNLLIAGPISALFVALFSGLPLFPQLVGEGEANLLTNYMTSFSGFITAWFPMFLLGAIFGKVMEDSGAADSVSRWLVGKFGLSKAVLAIVIACAVLTYGGVSLFVVAFSVFPMALSLFKQADLPRRFIPAALALGSVTFTMTSAGSPEIQNWIPIEYLKTSPYAGWEVSILVAVFMAVFGYWWLKRMIQKAVNKGERFEARSTDPVIEDRKLPNPIMGLIPLVVVLGISFVFHDSLKTSALIIALLGGVLTTYFLNRQYFTNLGKALSDGTIGALIAIGNTAAVVGFGGVAKSVPAFQVAVDAMTSIPGSPLIGGAIAVSVIAGLTGSASGGQVIALPLLAPHYIDMGVNTEALHRTIAISSGALDSLPHNGYVVTTIRGICGETHKAAYGAVGAVTVIVPLLGLAIAIILFSLGLGI from the coding sequence ATGTTGAGTATGATTGGAATGGTTGGGGGACTTGTTCTTTTAATCGTCTTTACGATGAGAGGCATGAACTTATTAATTGCGGGTCCGATATCTGCATTATTTGTAGCACTTTTTAGTGGTTTGCCATTATTTCCACAATTGGTTGGAGAAGGCGAAGCGAACTTATTAACAAATTATATGACAAGTTTTTCTGGATTTATAACTGCTTGGTTCCCGATGTTCTTACTAGGAGCAATTTTTGGGAAAGTAATGGAAGACAGTGGGGCAGCGGATAGCGTCTCAAGATGGCTAGTTGGGAAATTTGGTTTATCAAAAGCTGTACTTGCAATTGTTATCGCCTGTGCTGTTTTAACGTACGGCGGAGTTAGCTTATTCGTTGTCGCATTCTCGGTTTTCCCAATGGCACTTAGCTTGTTCAAACAAGCAGATTTGCCGCGTCGTTTTATCCCAGCAGCTTTAGCTCTTGGGTCGGTAACATTCACAATGACGTCTGCTGGTTCACCTGAAATCCAAAACTGGATTCCAATTGAATACTTAAAAACTAGCCCGTATGCAGGCTGGGAAGTCAGCATTTTAGTAGCTGTCTTTATGGCTGTATTTGGTTACTGGTGGCTGAAACGAATGATTCAAAAAGCAGTTAACAAAGGAGAACGTTTTGAAGCTCGTTCAACAGATCCTGTAATAGAAGATCGTAAGCTTCCAAACCCAATCATGGGCTTGATCCCGTTAGTAGTTGTCCTTGGAATTTCGTTTGTTTTCCACGATTCGTTGAAAACATCTGCATTGATCATCGCCTTATTAGGTGGAGTTCTAACAACATACTTTTTGAACCGCCAATATTTCACGAACTTAGGAAAAGCTTTATCTGATGGAACAATTGGTGCTTTGATCGCTATCGGTAACACGGCTGCTGTCGTTGGCTTTGGTGGCGTTGCGAAATCTGTACCAGCTTTCCAAGTAGCAGTAGATGCGATGACTAGCATTCCGGGTAGTCCTTTAATTGGTGGCGCTATTGCTGTCAGCGTTATTGCCGGATTAACTGGATCGGCTTCAGGAGGACAAGTTATTGCCTTGCCACTTCTTGCACCGCACTATATCGATATGGGTGTAAACACAGAAGCGCTTCACCGTACAATTGCTATTTCGTCTGGGGCACTAGATTCATTGCCGCATAATGGTTATGTCGTAACAACAATTCGTGGGATTTGTGGAGAAACGCATAAAGCTGCCTATGGTGCTGTCGGTGCTGTAACCGTCATTGTGCCATTACTTGGACTAGCAATTGCCATTATCCTGTTTTCATTAGGACTTGGAATTTAA
- a CDS encoding potassium channel family protein, translated as MKKQIVVIGLGRFGSSVCKELHSLGHEIMAIDTNPDKVDALRKYAAHTVIADATDENQLKSLGVRNFEHAIVAIGDNLQASVLCTLMLKELGLPKVWVKARDLQHEKILHKVGADRVIQPEKEMGIRIAHHVDSDKIVDYIDLSHDYSIIELVASGKMANKTLIDMNIRKNFNCIVLAIKKQEEVNIAPAIDDMVAQDDVLIIMGHKDDLKRLEEKNL; from the coding sequence GTGAAAAAACAAATTGTGGTCATTGGGTTAGGCCGTTTTGGCAGCAGTGTTTGTAAGGAACTGCATAGCCTCGGTCACGAAATTATGGCCATCGATACCAATCCAGATAAAGTGGACGCCTTAAGAAAATATGCTGCTCATACAGTCATTGCAGATGCAACAGATGAAAATCAGCTGAAATCCTTGGGTGTCCGAAATTTCGAACATGCAATTGTAGCTATTGGAGATAATCTGCAAGCGAGTGTTTTGTGTACATTAATGTTAAAAGAGCTTGGTTTGCCAAAAGTCTGGGTAAAAGCGCGGGATCTTCAACATGAAAAAATCCTTCATAAAGTTGGAGCGGACCGTGTGATTCAACCGGAAAAAGAAATGGGCATTCGCATTGCCCATCATGTTGATTCTGATAAGATTGTCGATTATATTGATCTTTCTCATGATTACAGTATTATCGAGTTAGTTGCTTCTGGCAAAATGGCAAATAAAACATTGATAGATATGAATATTCGAAAAAACTTTAATTGTATAGTCTTAGCTATTAAAAAGCAGGAAGAAGTCAACATTGCACCTGCCATTGATGACATGGTCGCACAGGATGACGTGCTAATTATAATGGGCCATAAAGATGACTTGAAGCGCTTAGAAGAAAAAAACTTGTAA
- a CDS encoding ketopantoate reductase family protein yields MKILIIGAGAMGSLFAGRLKAQTPEVFQYNRNNPHVDQINQSGLTIIERDNTKTIVPLKVIQQVSDTSYDVVLVMLKTHATHKVLMQLKDSFSPQTLFVTMQNGLGNLETIADVFPNNSIVAGTLGCGASVEAAGQILHRGFGTNFIGQSTDKVTQEKLIKFVELLNQSGLETEVAEDVQTIIWNKLFVNVAYNSLTALTRLRNGDILNTKDGQSLLRNIVTEAIAIAKAEGVIVDSEKMIATCTQMGQEQFPTNKSSMLMDVLHKRKTEIDTINGAVAKLGEKHNIPTPYNDLITGIIKVIEANYDMQVE; encoded by the coding sequence ATGAAAATATTAATTATCGGAGCAGGCGCAATGGGCAGTTTGTTTGCTGGGCGTCTAAAAGCGCAAACGCCTGAAGTCTTTCAATATAACAGGAATAATCCACACGTTGATCAAATCAACCAAAGCGGATTAACGATCATTGAACGTGACAACACAAAAACAATCGTTCCCTTAAAAGTGATCCAACAGGTTTCAGACACCTCTTATGATGTCGTGTTAGTTATGTTAAAGACTCATGCGACCCACAAAGTATTAATGCAACTAAAAGACTCATTTTCTCCGCAAACGCTGTTCGTGACAATGCAAAACGGTCTTGGAAATTTGGAGACGATTGCAGATGTTTTCCCAAATAACTCAATTGTTGCTGGAACACTAGGCTGTGGCGCCAGCGTAGAAGCCGCTGGACAAATTCTTCACCGCGGCTTTGGCACAAACTTTATCGGTCAGTCTACTGACAAAGTGACGCAGGAAAAGTTAATCAAATTTGTTGAATTACTAAATCAATCCGGATTGGAAACAGAAGTAGCCGAAGATGTTCAAACGATTATTTGGAATAAATTATTCGTCAATGTTGCTTATAATTCGTTAACGGCACTGACACGTTTGCGAAATGGCGATATTTTAAATACAAAAGATGGTCAAAGTTTATTGAGAAATATTGTAACTGAGGCGATCGCAATCGCTAAAGCAGAAGGAGTTATCGTCGATTCAGAAAAAATGATCGCAACATGCACCCAAATGGGGCAAGAACAGTTTCCTACCAATAAATCTTCGATGTTAATGGATGTTTTACATAAACGAAAAACAGAAATCGACACAATTAATGGCGCAGTAGCAAAGCTTGGGGAAAAACATAACATCCCAACGCCTTATAATGACTTGATTACTGGAATCATAAAAGTCATCGAAGCAAACTATGATATGCAAGTCGAGTAG
- a CDS encoding 3-hydroxybutyrate dehydrogenase, translating into MVDNKVVLITGAASGIGYEISSDFAKAGAKIVLSDIDEEAVVKAAETLTSQGLDCIGIKCDVTKEEDIKNVIEQTVAHYGSLDVLINNAGMQYISPLEEFPTEKYELLIRIMLIAPFIASKHAFPIMKKQGSGRIINMASINGLVGFAGKAAYNSAKHGVIGLTKVAALEGAEHGITVNAMCPGYVDTPLVQNQMNDLAKTRNVPIEKVFEEVLYPLIPQKRLLAVKEISDYTMFLASDKASGVTGQAVVLDGGYTAQ; encoded by the coding sequence ATGGTAGACAATAAAGTCGTTTTAATAACAGGAGCTGCTAGCGGAATTGGTTATGAAATTAGTAGTGATTTTGCAAAAGCTGGAGCGAAAATTGTGTTATCAGATATTGATGAAGAAGCTGTCGTAAAAGCAGCTGAGACATTAACATCACAAGGATTAGATTGCATCGGCATCAAATGTGATGTGACAAAAGAGGAAGATATTAAAAATGTTATTGAACAAACAGTTGCTCATTATGGATCACTGGATGTTCTTATCAATAATGCAGGCATGCAATACATCTCACCGCTTGAAGAATTTCCAACAGAGAAGTATGAGTTGTTAATTCGCATTATGTTAATTGCACCGTTTATCGCGAGCAAGCATGCATTTCCAATCATGAAAAAGCAAGGGTCAGGCCGAATTATCAATATGGCGTCGATCAATGGTCTTGTTGGATTTGCTGGGAAAGCCGCATACAACAGTGCAAAACATGGGGTAATCGGTTTAACAAAAGTAGCAGCACTTGAAGGCGCAGAACACGGCATTACCGTTAATGCGATGTGTCCAGGTTATGTAGACACGCCACTTGTTCAAAATCAGATGAATGATTTGGCGAAGACACGCAATGTACCGATTGAAAAAGTTTTTGAAGAAGTGTTATACCCATTAATTCCTCAAAAACGCTTGTTGGCTGTAAAAGAAATCTCGGATTACACAATGTTCTTAGCAAGTGACAAAGCATCAGGAGTCACAGGACAAGCTGTCGTTCTAGATGGTGGCTATACAGCTCAATAA
- a CDS encoding TVP38/TMEM64 family protein, whose product MDQFDQSLEVFMDNVGWLAPFLFILLHLLRPLLFLPVIAVCIAGGYLFGFFEGAFLSFIGLTLMSWVSYILVNKFPKFQAKMSRLKDKIFPDRTLSVAQVMILRIMPFVHFHLLSLYLMEMTKSLKEYMVISALGLIAPAVLYTAFGRAISELPWYLTLSMFLLLAVVFSFIEKFQNSRPDSN is encoded by the coding sequence ATGGATCAATTCGATCAATCCCTCGAAGTATTCATGGACAACGTCGGCTGGTTAGCACCATTTTTATTTATATTATTGCATTTGTTGCGTCCTTTGTTGTTCTTGCCAGTTATTGCTGTTTGTATTGCTGGCGGGTATCTTTTCGGATTTTTTGAAGGCGCGTTTTTATCATTTATTGGTTTGACCTTGATGAGTTGGGTATCATACATATTGGTCAATAAATTCCCGAAGTTTCAAGCGAAAATGTCACGACTAAAAGACAAAATCTTTCCAGATCGCACCTTATCAGTTGCCCAAGTGATGATTTTACGTATCATGCCTTTTGTACATTTTCATTTATTGTCTTTGTATTTAATGGAAATGACAAAATCACTTAAAGAATATATGGTTATTTCTGCATTGGGATTAATTGCTCCAGCAGTTCTCTACACTGCTTTTGGACGGGCAATTTCAGAATTACCGTGGTACCTCACTCTGAGCATGTTTTTATTGTTGGCAGTTGTTTTTAGCTTTATTGAAAAATTCCAGAACTCTCGACCAGATTCCAATTAA
- a CDS encoding TRM11 family SAM-dependent methyltransferase: MNRLTATGDYIYTYAYTNDEKALCQMEMRAFFGNDTNEKIIKSKVEIDPSRSPFIKEQIKVLFEGDTLQEILEQSAKVDMAKDTFKVIFLKINGLSEQDQVDYSGKRDVERQIGSAITGEADVHQPDVTFGLIPFEGRWYFGRYSQNEPIWFQHMKKPREYSTALSTRVARAVANIAVPNPQGIKVIDPCCGIGTVLVEALSMGIDIVGRDINPLVVEGSRENIAHFGLTGTVEVGPIAEVQSTYDVAIIDMPYNLYTHATPADQLGILKAAYPVTEKLVVVTIETMDQMIEEAGFVIIDRSIAKKGMFLREIVLCQKAV, from the coding sequence TTGAATCGATTAACTGCAACAGGTGACTATATTTATACATACGCCTATACAAACGACGAAAAAGCGTTATGCCAAATGGAAATGCGCGCATTTTTTGGCAACGACACCAATGAGAAAATTATCAAGAGTAAAGTGGAGATAGACCCAAGCCGTAGTCCATTTATAAAAGAGCAGATTAAAGTGCTTTTTGAAGGCGATACATTACAAGAAATACTTGAGCAATCTGCGAAAGTAGATATGGCAAAAGACACGTTCAAAGTCATTTTTTTGAAAATCAATGGTTTGTCTGAACAAGATCAAGTTGATTATTCTGGAAAGCGTGATGTCGAACGGCAAATTGGATCAGCGATTACTGGCGAAGCAGACGTTCATCAACCGGATGTGACGTTTGGATTGATTCCTTTTGAAGGTCGCTGGTATTTCGGGCGCTATTCACAAAATGAACCCATATGGTTTCAACATATGAAAAAACCGAGAGAATATTCAACCGCTCTTAGCACGCGTGTAGCTCGTGCAGTTGCCAATATTGCGGTGCCAAATCCGCAAGGGATTAAAGTGATTGATCCGTGTTGTGGTATTGGTACTGTGTTAGTCGAAGCCTTATCTATGGGCATAGATATTGTCGGTCGCGACATCAATCCACTCGTTGTCGAAGGTTCGCGTGAAAATATTGCGCATTTTGGATTGACTGGCACGGTTGAAGTGGGGCCGATTGCTGAAGTGCAATCGACTTACGATGTCGCCATTATTGACATGCCTTATAATTTATACACACATGCTACTCCAGCAGACCAATTGGGTATTTTAAAAGCTGCTTATCCAGTTACAGAAAAATTAGTGGTCGTTACAATCGAAACGATGGACCAGATGATTGAAGAAGCTGGATTTGTTATTATAGATCGCAGCATCGCTAAAAAAGGAATGTTTTTGCGTGAAATTGTGTTGTGTCAAAAAGCTGTTTAA
- a CDS encoding cysteine desulfurase-like protein, with protein sequence MKSTETTFPITQVRDQFPALTRTYKDKTVAYFDGPGGSQVVGTAIEAIADYMKKGGANLHGAFPSSWETEKVISEARSAVADFLNVQANEVAFGANMTTLTIAIANALGKTFNPGDEIVVTEMDHRANVDPWIMMAEDRGLTVRWVKVDTETKTLDLTELDQLINDKTKVVAIGMASNAIGTIVDLKPFAERAKKVGALLVADAVHAAPHLPMDRDQMQIDILLCSAYKFFGPHIGIAAIKEEIFKDLEPYKLTTSPSYYPDKLETGTQNHEGIAGILPAIEFFAQFGEGETRRARIVSGIKEIESHENYLANRLREGLSAIESVHVTQAAADVPKTPTIAFQVTGITPAEICRRLAEEQSIFVAAGHFYASTLGDVLGVNGNGGWVRAGLAPYSTKEEVDRLINAIKSLAETVV encoded by the coding sequence ATGAAGTCTACTGAAACTACTTTTCCAATTACCCAAGTTCGAGATCAATTTCCAGCTTTAACTAGAACCTATAAAGATAAAACGGTCGCTTATTTTGATGGTCCAGGAGGATCACAAGTTGTAGGTACCGCAATAGAAGCCATTGCTGACTATATGAAAAAAGGTGGCGCCAATCTTCACGGGGCATTCCCGTCTAGTTGGGAAACGGAGAAAGTCATTTCAGAAGCTAGATCCGCAGTCGCTGACTTTTTAAACGTCCAAGCAAACGAAGTCGCGTTTGGTGCCAATATGACCACATTGACGATTGCCATCGCCAATGCACTCGGAAAAACTTTCAATCCGGGTGACGAAATTGTCGTTACTGAAATGGACCACCGTGCTAATGTTGATCCGTGGATCATGATGGCAGAAGACCGTGGATTAACCGTTCGCTGGGTTAAAGTTGATACTGAGACAAAAACATTAGATTTAACAGAACTAGACCAACTCATCAATGACAAAACGAAAGTTGTAGCAATTGGCATGGCCTCTAACGCCATTGGGACCATCGTCGATCTCAAACCATTCGCAGAACGAGCAAAAAAAGTAGGCGCGCTACTCGTAGCGGATGCAGTTCATGCTGCACCGCATTTACCAATGGATCGCGATCAAATGCAGATTGATATTTTATTGTGCTCAGCATACAAGTTCTTTGGACCGCATATCGGCATTGCCGCAATTAAAGAAGAAATCTTTAAGGATCTGGAGCCTTATAAGCTGACCACTTCGCCAAGCTATTATCCTGATAAGCTAGAGACTGGCACGCAAAATCACGAAGGCATTGCCGGTATTCTTCCAGCTATTGAATTTTTTGCACAGTTTGGCGAAGGGGAAACAAGAAGAGCGCGCATTGTAAGTGGCATCAAAGAAATTGAAAGTCATGAAAACTATTTGGCCAATCGACTTCGTGAAGGGTTGTCAGCAATTGAAAGTGTTCATGTCACGCAGGCTGCAGCCGATGTTCCGAAAACACCAACTATTGCTTTCCAGGTAACTGGCATTACTCCTGCAGAAATTTGTAGAAGATTAGCTGAAGAACAAAGTATATTTGTTGCAGCAGGGCATTTCTACGCATCAACACTAGGGGATGTGCTAGGTGTGAACGGTAATGGCGGCTGGGTTCGTGCAGGTCTTGCGCCGTATAGTACAAAAGAGGAAGTCGATCGCTTAATCAACGCAATAAAATCACTTGCTGAAACTGTAGTATGA
- a CDS encoding alpha/beta fold hydrolase: MPVFTRNEIDLYYEDSGEGQPLLLLHGLTSNSAMFYREMEFFKKTRRVIAIDSRGHGNSSRPAQYTLQDHIEDALALISHLTLDTVDILGVSMGSYIAQGVAIQAATKVNKLVLVATKSYSEKASLAELFDRYPEKFDGLSISEKMNASTRYIYHNQNKIREWNKKTAENSRLLTIKEQGIAGDAIEIFDFRSQLSTITAETLVVSGKHDGLNPSEKGRETAVAIPDATFMEFKRSGHAPNVEQDRLFLGVTENFLD; this comes from the coding sequence ATGCCGGTATTCACACGCAATGAGATCGATTTATATTACGAAGATAGTGGAGAAGGACAGCCTCTTCTATTGCTTCACGGATTGACGAGTAATTCTGCCATGTTTTATCGCGAAATGGAATTTTTTAAAAAAACTCGCCGTGTCATCGCGATAGACTCTAGAGGTCATGGAAATTCTAGCCGCCCAGCTCAATATACGTTACAAGATCATATAGAAGACGCACTAGCGCTGATTTCCCATTTAACTTTAGATACTGTGGATATTCTTGGTGTTTCTATGGGCAGTTATATCGCACAGGGAGTGGCCATACAAGCTGCTACGAAAGTAAACAAGCTCGTATTAGTTGCTACCAAATCTTATAGTGAAAAGGCGTCATTAGCCGAACTTTTTGATCGATATCCTGAAAAATTTGATGGCTTGAGCATTTCCGAAAAAATGAATGCTTCTACTCGCTATATATACCATAACCAAAATAAGATTCGTGAATGGAATAAAAAAACAGCAGAAAACAGTCGTTTATTAACTATAAAAGAGCAAGGAATCGCTGGAGACGCTATAGAGATATTCGACTTTCGCTCACAACTTTCTACTATTACAGCAGAAACATTAGTCGTTAGCGGAAAGCATGACGGTTTGAACCCTTCTGAAAAAGGGCGCGAAACAGCAGTGGCTATTCCAGACGCGACTTTCATGGAATTTAAACGTTCTGGTCATGCTCCTAATGTAGAACAAGATCGTTTATTTCTCGGAGTTACTGAAAACTTTCTTGACTAG
- a CDS encoding LysR family transcriptional regulator has protein sequence MDIRQLTYFVAVAKHKSFTKASLALHVTQPTLSKMVRNLEDEMEVVLFDRSSRQIGLTDAGAVVYEQAQKIIHSIDDLSTSLYDVMNLNKGKIKIGLPPVISTLFFPTIIAEFQRAYPEVSIILAEDGAKTVERKVAEGDVDLGFVMLPVDKEKFDVVPFVDQEIKLLVHESHPLSHHDTIDLIEFKDDPFLLLSKEFTLNSRTIEFCVSEGFTPKIAYESSQWDFIVGMVEKNLGVTLMPKLICDRVKDGPFKMISLSHTFPWRLGIIMAKNRYVPYVSREFISLVEKLPKV, from the coding sequence ATGGACATTCGACAACTAACTTACTTTGTAGCAGTTGCTAAACACAAAAGTTTTACAAAAGCTTCTCTTGCACTTCACGTGACACAACCCACTTTAAGCAAGATGGTACGAAATTTAGAAGATGAAATGGAAGTTGTCTTGTTTGATCGTTCTTCACGTCAAATTGGATTAACTGATGCTGGTGCAGTCGTGTATGAACAAGCGCAAAAAATCATTCATAGTATTGATGACTTATCGACGTCTCTTTACGATGTAATGAATTTAAATAAGGGGAAAATAAAGATTGGGCTGCCTCCGGTCATTAGCACCTTATTCTTTCCGACCATCATCGCCGAATTTCAACGTGCTTATCCAGAAGTCTCCATCATCTTGGCAGAAGATGGTGCCAAAACTGTCGAACGAAAAGTAGCTGAAGGAGATGTTGATTTAGGATTTGTAATGCTTCCTGTGGATAAAGAGAAATTCGATGTAGTCCCATTCGTTGATCAAGAAATAAAATTATTAGTACACGAATCCCATCCACTTTCCCATCATGACACAATTGATTTGATTGAATTTAAAGATGATCCATTTTTACTGCTCAGTAAAGAATTTACGTTAAACAGCCGAACAATCGAGTTTTGTGTAAGTGAAGGGTTCACGCCAAAAATTGCGTATGAAAGTTCGCAATGGGATTTCATCGTCGGCATGGTCGAAAAAAACTTAGGCGTTACATTAATGCCAAAATTGATTTGCGACCGCGTAAAAGATGGTCCTTTTAAAATGATTTCCTTGAGCCATACGTTTCCTTGGAGACTGGGGATTATTATGGCGAAAAATCGTTATGTACCATACGTTTCGCGCGAATTTATTTCCTTAGTGGAAAAATTGCCTAAAGTATGA
- a CDS encoding undecaprenyl-diphosphate phosphatase, whose translation MEWFDLFKALILGFVEGMTEFAPVSSTGHLIIVDDMWLKSQEFLGKYPANTFKIVIQLGSILAVVVVFWKRLFSLVGLYKMEGQQESTRFNLLHVIIGMLPAVVLGFTFKDLIDNHLFGVETVIYALVAGAILMIVADKFGPKKPTVNSLDDITYFQALKIGFVQCLSLWPGFSRSGATISGGVLFGLNHRVAADFTFIMAVPIMFGASLVSVLKNWDTLSMDYLSFYIVGFLSAFVFALISIRFFLKLIGRIKLMPFAIYRLVLAAILAIIVFR comes from the coding sequence ATGGAATGGTTTGATTTATTTAAAGCATTAATATTAGGATTTGTAGAAGGCATGACGGAATTTGCACCTGTTTCTTCCACAGGTCATTTAATCATTGTGGATGATATGTGGTTGAAATCGCAGGAGTTTTTAGGGAAATACCCTGCAAATACATTTAAAATCGTAATTCAGCTCGGTTCAATACTAGCGGTTGTCGTCGTATTTTGGAAACGGCTATTTAGTTTAGTTGGCCTTTATAAAATGGAGGGGCAACAAGAAAGTACACGATTTAATTTATTGCATGTGATTATTGGTATGTTGCCTGCGGTCGTTTTAGGATTTACTTTTAAAGATTTGATCGACAACCATTTGTTTGGTGTAGAAACAGTAATTTATGCATTGGTTGCAGGTGCAATTTTAATGATTGTTGCCGACAAGTTTGGGCCAAAAAAGCCGACTGTAAATTCATTAGATGACATTACTTATTTTCAAGCATTGAAAATAGGATTCGTGCAATGTCTTTCGCTATGGCCAGGTTTTTCTCGTTCTGGTGCCACCATTTCAGGAGGCGTATTGTTTGGGTTAAACCATAGGGTAGCTGCCGACTTTACATTTATTATGGCCGTCCCGATTATGTTTGGCGCGAGCTTAGTATCGGTATTGAAGAATTGGGATACTTTATCGATGGACTATTTATCCTTTTATATCGTCGGCTTTTTATCGGCTTTTGTTTTTGCGCTAATATCTATCCGTTTCTTCTTGAAATTGATTGGACGTATTAAACTAATGCCATTTGCAATTTACCGACTTGTGTTAGCGGCTATTTTAGCTATCATTGTTTTTCGGTAA
- a CDS encoding reverse transcriptase-like protein: protein MKFRIEWMYGVPKGIETVFLSEEMTAEEVVQIAEDLERTGRVKKIQFEDQFDSSWTLKEVKAYLKEIETEPHNIKVYFDGGYELSSGNAGLGCVIYYKQNGKSYRRRTNAKLDELSSNNEAEYAALYFCLQELEELEVRRQLISFVGDSRIVINRMEGEWPVIEDKLGPWIQRIKEKVKELGLQEAYQLTPRKENAEADKLATQALKGISIASTTELLKE from the coding sequence ATGAAGTTCCGAATCGAATGGATGTATGGAGTTCCTAAAGGAATAGAAACCGTTTTTTTATCAGAAGAAATGACAGCAGAAGAAGTTGTTCAAATAGCAGAAGATTTAGAGCGAACAGGGAGAGTTAAAAAGATTCAATTTGAAGATCAATTTGATAGCAGTTGGACTTTAAAAGAAGTAAAAGCTTATTTAAAGGAAATCGAAACAGAACCTCATAATATAAAAGTTTATTTTGATGGAGGCTACGAACTTTCCTCAGGAAATGCAGGTCTAGGCTGTGTAATTTATTATAAACAAAACGGTAAATCGTATAGACGCAGAACAAATGCAAAGCTGGATGAGTTAAGTTCAAATAATGAAGCAGAATATGCTGCTCTTTATTTTTGTCTTCAAGAGTTAGAGGAGCTTGAAGTAAGGCGACAGTTAATTTCTTTTGTTGGGGACTCGCGAATTGTCATCAATAGGATGGAAGGCGAGTGGCCAGTTATCGAGGATAAGTTAGGACCATGGATACAGCGAATAAAAGAAAAGGTAAAAGAGCTGGGCCTTCAAGAGGCGTATCAATTAACTCCACGTAAAGAAAATGCAGAAGCTGATAAATTAGCTACACAAGCATTAAAAGGCATATCAATTGCGTCAACAACTGAATTATTAAAAGAATAA